CTGACCAGCACAAGGGCGTTTCCGGCTTCGGCAGAAGACTGCTTGACCGACACGGACTCGCCTTGCATATCGATGACCTTCAGCACGCCTGCCGGGTTGTTTATTACGCTGACGCTGAAGACATCGCTCATGGCCGTCGAGTATTGGCTCTCGATCAACGGCAATGCCTTGGAGGTATCCAGCAGGATGTCGTCACCGGTGCCGTGTTCAGGTGTGATCTGCAGACGGCGGAAGTCTGCCCCAGCATCACCGGACAGCACAGACACGTTTTGACGGGACGCATCACCCAATAAACTGGCCTGTTGCTGTTTGATCACCGTTGGCTGATGGGCGCTGGAACTCGGCTGCACGACCTCACCCGTACTCAGCGAAACTGTTTCTTTCAAGGGAAGCGCGCAGCCGGAATCACACGCCATCTTCAGAAACTCAGGCTCGTCAGTCCCCTCGAACACATAAGTTGACGCGCCATTGCGTTGCCCGTCGCTGTACACCGGGACACTGACCGCCAACGAACCGGTGGCCGAAGATGCAGGGGGTTGATCCGCAACCGTTACCACGCTGGCTTCAACGTCCTTGCAAAGGGTGTTGATGGCGGAATCCAGAAGCCCCTGCCCCGCTCCAGCAACCAACTTCGCATTGGCCGGACGGCAGTCATAGCCATGCCAGTACGGGCCAATCTGTGTAGAGATATCCAAGGAAAAAATATAGATATGGTTCAGGACGATCTCTTTACCGTCATAGCTGAAAACCACCCAACGGCGCGATTTGGCCGAAGAGTAATTCTCACTGTCCAGGATGTACTGTCTGCCGGATCGATACAGCGCGTTGGTAAACATCGCGCCAGTGTCTTCCGGGGCATCGAACAATCGCTTTCCTGAGTTGGCATCTAAAATATAGCCGTCTGCATTCAAAGCGACGGAACAACTGCCGGGCGTCTTGCCGTAAGGCTCACAGATCGTTGCGTGTGGAAGAACAAACTCAGCGGCGCCAGCGCCAAAACTCAACAGCGCCATCAGGTACATTGAAATCTTCAAGGTATGCAGCTTCACCACTGACACCCCTTCTCGGGAGAAAACTCAATCTGCGGGTGATGCTCAAACCCATAGTGTTTCTTGCTTTTGGCATTGGTGTACGCCATGCCGTAAATCAGCGCCCCTTGACGGACCATGACATATTCGCCCGTGACTGCGCCGCCAACGACCTCGACCCACGTGGTGGTAGTGGTGGATTGAAAAGGTCGGCCGTCGGACATTTCTTCTTGCTCGGTACTTTTGTAAACCAGCGGGATCGACTCTTTGGACGTCGCATACTTGGCCCCCGCCCCGCTCCACTTGGCGGCATGATCACTGTAGGCCCTGAACTCCAACTTTATGTCCTTGCCCTCCTGGGATCGAAAACAGGAAATTTCCGTTTCCACTTCGCTGTGAGCGAATGCGGGGAAGGCCAATAACATCAGCATCACTAACTTTTTTTTCAAAGACAACTCCCTTTGCCAAATCGCTTATGAATCGGTGATTTTCAACAGCCGGAATTCGTTGTTCACAAACTCGTAATAGCGAGTTCGGTCGCGGTTCTTCAGCCGTTTACCCTTCATATCTTTTTCGGTATTGGCGGTGATGCCGGAGACGATGATCAAGTTGCTGTCGGGCTGGTAAGACAGCGTCAGCAAGTTGCCGTCGTAGGCATTGGGCAGACCCGTCGCGACCTCGCCGGTCTGCGCGTCCAGCACCTCGACACACATCGTGCTGCCACCACAGCCCACCCTGTGCAGAACGTAGTGCCCGGCGAAATTGACCTTGCCGGCGAGGGCTTGTGCTCGCGCTTGATCCATCCATTGGTTGCTGTTTTCCTGGGGCGCCAGGGCTTGGTTTGGACCAGCAAACACTTCGGTGACGGTGACGTCCGTGAAGGATGGATCGGCGGCGAAAGATAAAGAGGCTGCACCGGTCAGGATGCAACCCAATAAAATCGACAGTCCTTTCATGTTGTAACTCCTGAGCAAACCGATTATTCCCATTGGCAGCCTTTCTCCAAAGAGACTTCGGTGGCTGTATAAAAAAAACCGTATTCCTTTCCGCTCGACTTATTCGTGTAGCTCATCGAAACGATCATCCCCCCCTGACTCACCATTTCGTATGTACCCGTCACCTTTCCCTCAAGCACTTCAGACCATGTTCTTGTGAGCTCCCCTGGCCTATCCGGGCTCACTTCTTCAGATTGGCTGTCGGTTAAAACCAGAGGTATCGGAACACCGGATGACGCGTACTTAACAAAGCCACCCTCCAACTTGTTCGTAGTGTCGTAGTAGGTTCGAAGCTCGAATTTCACAGGGCTCCCGTCACCCATTTCAAAACACAGATTCTCCGACACAACCTCGCAGTGAGCCGTCAACGGCAACACGCCAATCACCAACAGCAGCAATCTTTTCACTTCAAATCCCTTGAAATAACCCGCCATTCAAATCGAGAAATCCTGCCGAGCATGTAGAGGGAATAGCTTTGCAGCGTGGCGCCGAATAGAGCGAGCCACCAGACTTGTTGCGCGCGGGGCGGTGGGTACGGCGTCGGCAACCCAGAGGGCTTTTCCGACCGTCACTAAAGCCGTCAATCCCGCTTAAGTACCTATTAGCCTGAATCAACTGATTGGGGATCAACTTACCATTGCTATGTCGCGCATAGGCATAAACTTGATACAGCGTACCGTAGGCCCCCATGCCTCTATGGTTAATTTCCCAAGAAACCAAAACAAAGACATTCTTTACATCCTGAACCGGATAAAAAAATATCGACTCGACCTTAGGCGGCGAACCAGCAACATCATATTTATCAACCAACTGTCTAGCCGATACTCCATCGTTATTTTTCACATCGAGGACTAGAGACACGGGATACTCTGCATCTCCCGTTTCCAAAACCAATAATTCCGCATTTTCGACAACAGTTGTTTTATAGGGGCCATCTATTACCGCTCCCCGCAGATAGAGGCTATCATCCTGCGCCACGGAAACCCTACAGAAGATAAATACCAATAATACAAAACAAAATTTACGCATCGTCCTTTTTGCCTCTCCTCGTTGTAAAAACTAATTTTTGCTAGGCGTAATGGCCTCAAATGACGCCTTTATATCAGATAACTTAGGATCACTTCTCAGGTTAGACCTAGGTATACATGCAGAAAATTTAACCGTGGTATCTTTCACACCCTTCAACCCATAGAAACAGTCGAACCACAGGCCTGTTTTGTCTAACGAAAATCTATTCTTGGCAGCAGCGACGTCTCCATCAGAGTTCCAAATCATAAAAGGAGACATTATTACTCGGACGGCAGCAGAACCCGATGCAGAGGGATGAACAAGATCTACCGAGCCCGTCTCAGACTCTTGATACAATACCTCGTCAACGGCATAGTTGTATATATACTTACCATGACTATCAAAACGTCCGGACATACTCAAACTCTTATCAAACTCAACCGGCTCTACAATAAAAACGTTCTCCTCAGTCAGTATATCCGGATTTAAATTAACGTTCGAGACCAAGTCCCCATAGCAAACCCCATTCTCAGCTCTCACGTTCAATTTAAAACCAGGAATCTCCGGAATTACAACTCCACACATATCCAGAGACTCGGTCTAAGCCACCGACGAAAGCGTAATGAAAGACAAGCCACCAAACAACATGAACAACACTTTCATTATAACGATCTCTTATGATAAGCGATCAAAGGAAAGAGACCAACTCTGATAGAGAAATAGCATGAACAAATGGGGCAGATTTATTTATCAAAAGTCAAATTCATCTCACAAATAAATCCGTCCCCTTCACACCCCTTTACGCCTGTTAAGCGCATTAGTGCGTATCACAGCTCGGCCCACTGAGCGCTTCACCGTCAACATTAAACTTACATACCTCAGTAATGTCTGCGCCCTGTGTTAGAGACATAAGAGTTAGAGTGAATAAAAGTTCATTATTGGAAAACTCTCCTTTTTCCAGCACAACCTCCGAGAAATCAGTGTTGAAGCTTTTTCCAGAAATACTGCAAAAATCCATTGAGTTACTGGCAGCACCTTTGCCGCCTGGCTTTAGGACCTGAATTTTTATGCAAGGACTGCCCAGCGACTGATAGTAGCGAACCAACTTACCAGAAATGACAGCCGTATCGGCTTTATATATATTTACAACTGGATCTTTTTCATCCGCTGCCAAGGCGCAGCAGGAAAAAGCCAAACCTACCAACACCATTAAGTTTTTCATTTCTCACCTTATAGATAATTTTTACGCCTAGTAAAGCGATCTAACGGAACATTTGACCAATTGTTTTGATTGGACATAACAGACTTCAATTCAGCCCTATTGTTTTGAACGCAATTGGGCGGCGGTGATCGTTCGATCGGCCGCGTCGAATGCCAGCGCCGTTCGCAGGGCAATTTGTCGCGTGCCGAGCCACGCAAAGCGCCGTCGAACAGACGCTCCAGCGCAATCCCATGCTGATGAAAACGCGTTGATCAGCAAGGGCGGAGGTCAGGGAAAATGGGCATCCGAGGAAGGTTAAGTAAGTGCCATTCAAATCTGTCCCCTTTCGCTTTTCTAATTCGACAACTTCAAAAGCCGGTGTACCAACGTCGCGCCGGGACTCCAATCACGCAGAGTCGGCAACAACCCCTTGTTCCGGCTTTTTTCATAATCATCCGCGCCGTCCGGAACGACCAACTCATCCCACACGAAATAGACATTTGCAGCGACACCCGTCTTTACGTAGTACCTGGGCGATTCCCCCCGCGAATCCGTTTCGAAATAGGCAGGAAGCGGATTATCTGAAAACACCATCGCCGCGTTCACGTGAGTCACGGGTGAGTCTGGGCCAGCGAGAAACCTGACCTGAACAACCAAGGTAGGAGGGAATACCGACATCCAAAGGTCATCGACTTGCCCGAGGTCCACGACACCCGGCAAAACTGGAGCAAGCAGGGTGATATTCGTCAAATCCCATTCGTCTCCACCCGCACGTAGAGACATGACGGGTTCCTGATCAGAAAAATCGCGAATCTCCTGGGTTACCAGCGCAGCCGCTGCTTTGGAAGAGTCGATTGCCGTAATAACGCCTGTGCCGTTGTTATCGCTCCCCGTGTCCCCGCAGGCGCCGAGTAGAAGGAAAGTGAAGAACCAAAAGAAATACTTCATAGTGAGTGCTACTTTTTCCTTAATTTTTATATAGAAATCCTGTAATGCCGACTCGATATCAGTGCCGCCGGCGATACAGTTAAGTCCGCACTCCCCTTGTAAGATTTTAATGGAGTGCTTTTATCGAAGGATCCTTATAACTTGAATTAACGTCGATACCCGCATCCCTCGCCTTTGTCTCAAGCTCATCTCGCTGTTTCTTATATTTTAAAAGCAGATCAGGTAACAAATCTGTCCAGCGCGTCTTATCGGATTCCTTACTAAACTCAGATACCCAATACTCACGTTCGCTCATGAATTTCAAAGAGATCAAATAGGTGCCTCGCTGCGTTGGATCCGAATCAGAGTTACGACGCCATGCCTTCAGGGTCAAATAATTGCCATCACTATAAAAATTCCAATCATAAAAATCGTCGACCTTTAACCATTGGTCTATATTCATCTTGTAGTCAGGATCAAGCCATGGATGGCTTTTTACATAAACGCCAAGCACATCGCCGGGATTCACTATTTTTTCCGCCTGCGAGCCTGGGATGCGCGGATCGTATGGTGCAAAGTAATGTTTCCAACCTGACGCTTTAATTTCTTTTATCAGGCTATATAAAAACGCCTGATTTTCTTCATGCTGACTATTGTCTGGAAGACCTCGAACCATCAATTCAAGATTTTCTATATCACCCCCAACATCACCATCAATCGACGTTTTCACATCTGTAACGTGTTCAATTTTTAACGATTTATTAACAATCACAGTAGGAAGGTCCGCATCTGCAGCCGACTTGCTAATTTTGTACCAGCACATATTTACTTGCGGCATGCACTCTTTTCGAAATTCCACTGGGCTTTCGGACAATACTTTTGTCATCGCTTCTGACAATTTAATTTCGATTACAGCAGTCGTGCCGGCCATACTATTACTCCTGGTATCTTTTTCATCACCGCATGCGCTAAGCAGAAAAAATAATAAAATAAAAAACATCTTCATTTTTGATTTTTCCAACTGGCGATTGTTTCAATCTCACCTTCCATATACGTTAATTTTTTATCCATCAGTTCGTGATACTGACCGGCAATAGCAGTAATAAATACCATTCGTTCGCGCTCATTGTATAAGTTGCCATCTTTCATCTGCACTCTCAGCTCCGGATCTTCAACGTCACACGCCGTACTAAAGGCGGCGGCGCGGACTGGCACAAAAGGTGCCCATTCAAACGCGGCCTGGACCTTCAATGTCGTCTGGAAAAAATAGTCGTTATAGATTAATGGCTGCAGTATTCTGCGCTGCTCATGATCCGCAATAGCAAGCAATGATTTTAGTTGCACAGCCCTTCTAGCTGAGCCACTGGCTATGGTTTCAGATTCACGAATACGGTCAAATCCCTTCTTTACATCAGGCGTTAAAGAAAGATTTTTTAATACAGGCAGAGCCTCCTCTGCCCAAGGCAAACTGTCTATGTTCATCTGCACTTGTGCATCACAGCTTTTCGCATTGCGAACGGGCGCACAATCCTCAAATTGCTCTGGATACTTCTTGTAAAACCAATGCCACACAAAGATGTCCTGAAACAGCCAGAAATTGCCTTTCCCAAGCCCTTTCTTGCCAATTCTTAGTGGCGGTTGGCCAACAGGGGGTATTCCAATGGTCAGGTAAGGCTCGGCAGGAATGAAATCCAATCCGCACTTAACCTGTTTACTGGCAAAGGCAGCCAGGCCCATCGGTAATCCCCCCTGAAATCAGTACTCGTCAGAAGTAGAATTTTCTCCTAATCGGATCAAGGAAATTTTGCGTGAAGACATCGCGTTTTTCGGACAGCCAAATCATTGCCATCCTCAAGCAGGCCGAGGCCGGCAGCCCAGTCCCGGAGCTGTGCCGCGAGCACGGCATCAGCTCGGCGACCTTCTACAAGTGGCGCGCCAAGTTCGGCGGCATGGACGCCTCGCTGATGGCCCGGCTACGTGAGCTGGAGGAAGAAAACCGCCGCCTCAAAAAGATGTACGCCGAAGAGCGCCTGAAGGCCGAGATCATCCAGGAAGCCATGGCAAAAAAGTGGTGAAGCCATCTCAGCGGCGCGAGATGGCGCAGCAGGCCGTTCATTCTGGCCGGGTCAGTATCAAGCAGGCGTGCCTGGCCTTCGGGGTCAGCGTCACCTGCTATCGCTACCAGCGACGGTTGTCCTCGGAAAATGCCGAGATTGCCGATCACCTGATCCGGCTTACGCACAACCAGCGTAATTGGGGATTCGGCCTGTGCTTCCTGTATCTGCGCAACGTGAAAGGCTGCCGCTGGAATCACAAACGGGTGTACCGGATCTATCGAGAGTTGGAGCTGAACATGCGGATCAAACCGCGTAAACGCATCGTGCGGGAGAAACCCGAGCCGCTGGCGGTGCCAGAGGCGATCAATCACTGCTGGTCGATGGACTTCATGCACGATCAGTTGGCCGATGGCCGCAGCTTCCGTCTGTTCAACCTGATCGACGACTTCAACCGCGAAGCCCTGGCCATGGATATCGACCTGTCACTGCCTGCGGAGCGTGTCGTGCGCGCACTGGATCAAGTCATCGAGTGGCGCGGTAAACCACAGGCCATCCGTAGTGACAACGGCCCAGAGTACATCAGCAGCAAGCTTGTGCTCTGGGCGGAAAAGCACGGCGTTCGCCTGGAGTACATCCAGCCAGGAAATCCACAGCAGAATGCCTACGTCGAACGCTACAACCGCACGGTGCGTTATGACTGGCTGGGGCATTATTTGTTCGAGTCGATCGCCGAGGTGCAGGAACATGCAACTCGCTGGATGTGGACATACAATCACGAACGACCAAACATGGCCCTGGGAGGCATCACCCCCAAACAGAAGTTGGCCCGCGCGGCCTGACCTCTACTTCTGGCGAGTGCTAAAAATGGGGGGATTACCCATCCAATAAAACCGACCGTTCAAATCCGGTTTCCCATCTTCGCCGCGCTCCAGGTAGAACTCGGCGTAAGCAGCTGCGATACGCGCAGCCCGAGCACCAAAATCTGAAACCAAAACCATTTTTGTCGATTTGGAGAAAAAGCTCTTCTCCGGCACGCTTAATCGACTGATTGCTTCCTGCTGTCCCATTGTCCACAGCTTGTCGCACTTCAAGGCAACGTCTTGAACAGAGCAACTCTGATTATTGGTTTTAAACGTAGCTACGGGTGCGCTCATTTATTCCTACTCGCTTCGTAATCATCAGAACCTGGCGGCACAATCAGTTCGTCCTACATCAGATGGATTTCTGCGGTCTCGGCAGTGTCCGTTTCGATACGAGGATGAAGGCCGTCTGCATTGCTTTTGGAAATTTTCGGAGCAACTGAGGAAGGGACAATAACTGCAGCCTTCACGGATTTGATGGGTTTTCCAAGCCCTGTCAAAAAGCGGATCTGCTCGTCGAACTTCTCACTATTGGCAGTACCGGCTTTAAGCGTATTCCCCGCCCGAGCCTGATCCGCAATCAACGGCAAGTCCGGTACCAAAATACCAATCCCCGTCCCACTCCCACTCCCCGCCGCCCCACCGGCATTAAAAACTTCACCGTCTTGGCCGACCACAGAACCATAGATAGCCTGACTAACCAGCAACGTTTTCTTGTCAGGGCTTAGCCAGCCGTCATCTGTATCAACACCAACGTCGGCAACGTAGAGCGAAAAAGCTTTATCCTTCGCGGTAAACAAGGCCGTCGCCGACTCTGCAACGGGTCTGCTCCATGACTTTGTCTTCAGCGTCAATGTGTGCCCGTCGACTCCAATTATTTGGGTTTCCTTGGCAAAAGTACTGGCTACGGTACACAGGCTGACGATAATCAGCGCGCACTTACGGCTGGCCATACCGTGGGGCTTTTTTCGTCCGGATGATTCGGGGTAGTGCGTTGTTGTATGCTCACTCGAAAGCAATGCTCATCAAAAAACGGAACTAAAAAGGAACAGATCTATTTACCGGCAGCTAGCCTACCCGCAATAAATCCGCCTCTATTTTACCCTTTTTTTCACAAACTTACCTGAGAACAAACCGACTTGCTGTCACCACCCGCCAATTAAGTCTCCCTATCGAACCAAGCAATACTTTTAAATAAGATATATCAGCCTCATAAAATGCATTGCACTGCGAAACAACTACATAATTTGAATCTATCTGCTTCTCGAGAGTAGTGCAAACTACGCCTGCTCCTTCCTCTCCACCTTGCCCCTCATATACGACATCCTTCATATCCAACAACTTCCAACCTGTTTCCGCAAACTTCAGTTTCGCCGCAGCGGATGCATCATCATAGTGCAGAATTGCTTCTGGATAGGGCAATTCAATAAAGTTATTGTATCGCGACTGAGCTCCATCCCCCACAGCCTTCAACACCAAACCAAAATCATCACCACTTACAATATACGTAGGTAAGTTTTCAAGATTCGTTTCATAAGAAGGTTGACCAGATGGCGTCAACTTCAATATATTCAGGCCGTCTTTCTGCGTACAGCTGACAAGCTTAAGTTTAAATCGTAAATCGTCAAATGCACAATTCCGCTCCTCAGCACATGCTGAAATCGAAAAAAGCACGACACAGAACAAACCTAACGCAGAGATGTTAACTTTATACTTTGTCACTTAACACGCTCCACATAGACACAAGTGCATTTTGTCTTTCGACATCATGTTCTGGAGTACTATTGAAAAGTGGGGACAGATTTATTTATCGACAGCCAAATCTGCTTTACAAATAAATCTGCCCCTTTTCATTTTTAGTGGCCAGATCAATAGATTGGCATCTGAAATCGCATTCTCGCCATACATCTCCCTGGCATTTCCCCATACAACTTCTGAGTCATGGCGCAATTTTTTTCCGCATACTCTTTCCATGCAGGGCCAAAGTCTACATCCCCTGCAACGTAGTCAACTGCTTTGGCGTAATCCATGGCAGTAGCTTTTTCGTTGACAACTGAAACCGCCTTGTAAAAACCATCTCCAATTACACCGGTACGGAGATATATGAGTTCACTCAAGCGAAAACTTGTCAGCTGTTTCATGCAGGAAAGCTTTTCTATCGGAGCTTCTTCACCAGAAGCCCCGTCGCTTTCGTCATTGCAATATCCATCTTTCAACTTAATCCAGTTTTTTTGCGTGACCAGCAATTCAGACTTTAATGATCCATCTAACTCCGACGCTAATACCTTGTACTGTTCATTAAGAACTTTATCAACTTTTACAAACACTGCCTGCGAGCAGGTAACAATCTCCTGATTCGTTAAACTTTCAGAATTACATTTTACATCCGCCACTGCAAAACCCATCGAAACGGATAAAATAGAGAGAACAGCAAACGACTTATGAATTATTTCCAGCAGTTGCATTTTAGTGCCTCCTCAAAAAAAACCGCTTCTTTTTCGCGTCTTGTCACCAAGCCAGCAGTTTCAGGCGCATCCTCCCAAAGCCTTTTCATACTGCGAAGACGTGAAGGAATCAACTCTGGTTTATCGCTATCAAAATCTTCTTTTATTTGTTTCATTTCTAGACGTGCTAACGTTTTGGCAGGAGTGCTGCCGCTTAACGCATTACCTCTATTTACAACGAGGGAAAGCAACACACCCTGACAGTCTGGATGTAAATTTATCGCTTTAGGGTACACATTCACAACCTGCTGCGCATATCGTCTCTTCATAATGACAGCAAGCTTAAGCGCGTTATCTTTATTTATCGATATAGAACTCACATTATGGACAAAGTCTCTTGCATCTTGGCCTTTTTTACCTAACGCCCCTTTCAAACTTTCGATTTCACTTTCTGTGTAGAGATCTGTAAGCTCAGCATCTACCGTAGCCGCAGTTTGCTGCCCAAGATCATACCCATAACCGATTGTCACGCCACTACCATTATCGGCCAAAGCATACGGATGCTCTCTATACGCTTCCGTCGCCAAAAGAAACTCGAACAGCTTCTTGGAAACTACATAAGGTCCAACCGTCGTTTCCAAAGTGTAGACTTCCGATTTACACTTTTCAGGACATCCAGACTGGAAACTCCCCAACAATCCAATGGGGTTAATATGTTGGACGCTCGCAGCGCTGGTGATACCGCTGACTCCTACTAGTTTATCCCACCAACTCAAACGTTCAATCCGCGCCTTTTCCTCAACCCACCCCTTATGCGGGTCTGAGTCGCTGTGCCCCATCAGTTCATCGAGGGCGTCCCACTTATCCCTTTTGAACTGCCACTCGCTCTCATAACGAGTAACCATCTGAGAGATTGGTTGAGAAAACCAAGGCTTACTTAATGCTTCTTTTATTTCCGATGGGTTAAGTTTTTTATCGCCATTCTTATCGAGAATTTTATACAATCGCTGTTTCGCAGGTCCGTCGTTAGCGGTCCCGACATTCGGTAGGTAAGTCGCGCGCTCTTCTTCACTTAAACTTTCCTGTGCATGCAGGAATGCAGCCAGATGATCTTCATTACTGACGGTTTCCTCGATAAAAGTGAAACCTTCCC
This DNA window, taken from Pseudomonas fluorescens NCIMB 11764, encodes the following:
- a CDS encoding tetratricopeptide repeat protein, yielding MKLHTLKISMYLMALLSFGAGAAEFVLPHATICEPYGKTPGSCSVALNADGYILDANSGKRLFDAPEDTGAMFTNALYRSGRQYILDSENYSSAKSRRWVVFSYDGKEIVLNHIYIFSLDISTQIGPYWHGYDCRPANAKLVAGAGQGLLDSAINTLCKDVEASVVTVADQPPASSATGSLAVSVPVYSDGQRNGASTYVFEGTDEPEFLKMACDSGCALPLKETVSLSTGEVVQPSSSAHQPTVIKQQQASLLGDASRQNVSVLSGDAGADFRRLQITPEHGTGDDILLDTSKALPLIESQYSTAMSDVFSVSVINNPAGVLKVIDMQGESVSVKQSSAEAGNALVLVSSEEDNAVYNFNLVFRYNKSSRQFELKNVLQVVNNESCDHSVVSVEEVPESLIGEMSLASFDGRKVFEQLSGLRIKSAGDNKKLMMTDVAEQLDKALALYRKGQTEAVSTVMANFLMDGGSGHCYPHSYIAQKYDFAQSPGWSNDVGFLLGESGYYDESIVLLSAVIARNPGRTVTYLNLADSYWGVKDKVRAAQAYKRYALLMTSAAKRSKIPDRVAERSKGTVE
- a CDS encoding DUF2515 family protein gives rise to the protein MGLAAFASKQVKCGLDFIPAEPYLTIGIPPVGQPPLRIGKKGLGKGNFWLFQDIFVWHWFYKKYPEQFEDCAPVRNAKSCDAQVQMNIDSLPWAEEALPVLKNLSLTPDVKKGFDRIRESETIASGSARRAVQLKSLLAIADHEQRRILQPLIYNDYFFQTTLKVQAAFEWAPFVPVRAAAFSTACDVEDPELRVQMKDGNLYNERERMVFITAIAGQYHELMDKKLTYMEGEIETIASWKNQK
- a CDS encoding IS3 family transposase (programmed frameshift): MKTSRFSDSQIIAILKQAEAGSPVPELCREHGISSATFYKWRAKFGGMDASLMARLRELEEENRRLKKMYAEERLKAEIIQEAMGKKVVKPSQRREMAQQAVHSGRVSIKQACLAFGVSVTCYRYQRRLSSENAEIADHLIRLTHNQRNWGFGLCFLYLRNVKGCRWNHKRVYRIYRELELNMRIKPRKRIVREKPEPLAVPEAINHCWSMDFMHDQLADGRSFRLFNLIDDFNREALAMDIDLSLPAERVVRALDQVIEWRGKPQAIRSDNGPEYISSKLVLWAEKHGVRLEYIQPGNPQQNAYVERYNRTVRYDWLGHYLFESIAEVQEHATRWMWTYNHERPNMALGGITPKQKLARAA
- a CDS encoding lysozyme inhibitor LprI family protein produces the protein MQLLEIIHKSFAVLSILSVSMGFAVADVKCNSESLTNQEIVTCSQAVFVKVDKVLNEQYKVLASELDGSLKSELLVTQKNWIKLKDGYCNDESDGASGEEAPIEKLSCMKQLTSFRLSELIYLRTGVIGDGFYKAVSVVNEKATAMDYAKAVDYVAGDVDFGPAWKEYAEKNCAMTQKLYGEMPGRCMARMRFQMPIY